A single window of Candidatus Zixiibacteriota bacterium DNA harbors:
- the rsmB gene encoding 16S rRNA (cytosine(967)-C(5))-methyltransferase RsmB, whose translation MDGQDGIRQKLGYDPVRALVVEAIEKIENGAQTDEAIKAVTAGRQLRPLDHRFIQQLVNGVTKMRRRLDHEIDPYLTRPAAQLHPKIRQVLRLGFYQLIFTDRVPDAAAVSESVNLSRHFTDDRLSRLVNAVMRARLREPGKVTFADKGTDPCTHLADYYSYPDYFVKYCLDEFGFEHAEKLLHYYNQPPQVTYRVNFLRAKPDEVTHALQEAGVEFSFGRYLPEFIHIHQGGLPLEEVLLGTGKVFVQDESAGLPVRLLNPKPGGNVIDLTSAPGGKTTYAAIRMRNKGRVTALDKSAERLKLVVQNAERLGIKIVAPVLCDMTEFKGKQFDRVLLDPPCSGWGTAGKNADLRWTKTEKDIVDLSHIQTKMIDRAAKLVKPGGVLVYSTCTIIRAENDQIVEEFLLRNKEFEIDSAAQFFDETIVNDRGFVKTYPYIEDLDGAFCARLRRTLNP comes from the coding sequence ATGGACGGACAGGACGGTATACGGCAGAAATTGGGCTACGACCCGGTGCGGGCGCTGGTAGTCGAGGCGATCGAAAAAATCGAAAACGGCGCGCAGACCGATGAGGCCATCAAGGCGGTGACGGCGGGCCGACAGCTTCGCCCCCTCGATCATCGTTTTATCCAGCAGCTCGTCAACGGGGTGACCAAAATGCGGCGCCGTCTCGACCACGAGATCGATCCATATCTGACCCGGCCGGCCGCGCAGCTTCACCCGAAGATCCGTCAGGTTCTCCGTCTCGGATTCTACCAGTTGATCTTCACCGACCGCGTGCCCGACGCGGCCGCGGTATCCGAGTCCGTAAATCTGAGCCGGCATTTCACCGATGATCGGTTGTCGCGGCTGGTGAACGCGGTCATGCGGGCGCGGCTTCGCGAACCGGGCAAAGTGACGTTTGCGGACAAGGGCACGGATCCGTGCACGCATCTCGCGGACTATTACAGCTATCCCGATTATTTCGTCAAGTATTGCCTCGATGAGTTCGGATTCGAGCACGCTGAGAAGCTCCTGCACTATTACAACCAGCCTCCTCAGGTGACCTACCGCGTGAATTTCCTTCGGGCGAAACCCGACGAGGTCACACACGCGCTGCAGGAGGCCGGAGTCGAGTTTTCTTTCGGGCGGTATCTGCCCGAGTTCATTCACATCCATCAGGGCGGGCTTCCGCTGGAGGAAGTCCTGCTCGGCACGGGGAAGGTGTTCGTTCAGGATGAGTCGGCGGGTCTGCCGGTCCGTCTGCTGAACCCGAAGCCGGGCGGCAACGTGATCGACCTGACCTCCGCCCCCGGCGGCAAAACCACGTATGCGGCCATTCGCATGCGCAACAAGGGCCGGGTGACGGCGCTGGACAAGTCGGCCGAGCGGCTGAAGCTCGTGGTGCAAAACGCCGAGCGGCTCGGGATCAAAATCGTTGCGCCGGTTTTGTGCGACATGACCGAATTCAAGGGCAAGCAGTTCGACCGCGTCCTGCTCGATCCTCCCTGCTCCGGATGGGGAACGGCGGGCAAGAATGCGGACCTTCGCTGGACCAAGACGGAAAAAGACATCGTTGACTTGAGTCACATCCAGACCAAGATGATCGACCGCGCCGCCAAACTGGTCAAGCCCGGCGGCGTACTGGTTTACTCGACCTGCACGATCATTCGCGCGGAGAACGACCAGATTGTCGAGGAGTTCCTGCTTCGGAACAAGGAGTTCGAGATCGATTCGGCCGCTCAGTTTTTCGATGAGACGATCGTCAACGACCGTGGATTCGTCAAGACCTACCCGTATATCGAAGATCTCGACGGCGCTTTTTGCGCGCGTCTCAGGCGGACCTTGAACCCGTGA
- a CDS encoding PASTA domain-containing protein, translating into MDRPRASRLQQGSASSRIGFLTRWLPYGTTKRKVVLRVVVPIVSFLAIVLIFDKIVMPIMTRHGDEFPLPDYRDLTVEQAGAELAQVDLRYEIASETYSPGKEAGVILDQYPAAGTKVKADRAIKFVVSLGKKMVIIPNLAGKSVRQAMLDLEATGLALGDIAWAFSDTIPERVVVFSYPAVGTEIPLGAPVNLMVNRGRASNFTYMPDITGMPLSQAKLKLEEKLLKVGVVSYRTDENYLPETVLEQSEPEGAELDVNTEIDLVVSATP; encoded by the coding sequence ATGGACAGACCGCGCGCCAGCAGACTTCAGCAGGGTTCGGCGAGCAGCCGGATCGGTTTTCTCACCCGGTGGCTTCCGTACGGCACGACCAAACGCAAGGTCGTCCTTCGGGTTGTCGTTCCGATTGTCAGTTTTCTGGCGATCGTGCTGATATTCGACAAGATCGTCATGCCGATCATGACCCGTCATGGCGACGAGTTTCCGCTGCCCGACTACCGCGACCTGACCGTGGAGCAGGCCGGCGCCGAGTTGGCGCAGGTCGATTTGCGCTACGAGATCGCAAGCGAGACGTACTCGCCGGGCAAGGAAGCCGGGGTGATTCTCGACCAGTACCCGGCGGCGGGAACCAAAGTCAAGGCTGACCGCGCGATCAAGTTTGTCGTATCGCTCGGAAAGAAGATGGTGATCATTCCGAATCTGGCGGGCAAATCGGTCCGCCAGGCGATGCTGGATCTGGAGGCGACCGGGCTGGCGCTCGGTGACATCGCCTGGGCGTTTTCCGACACGATCCCTGAGCGCGTGGTGGTGTTTTCGTATCCGGCGGTCGGAACGGAGATTCCACTCGGTGCGCCGGTGAACCTGATGGTCAATCGCGGCCGTGCATCAAACTTCACGTACATGCCGGACATTACCGGGATGCCGCTGTCGCAGGCGAAGCTGAAGCTCGAGGAAAAGCTGTTGAAGGTGGGGGTGGTCAGTTATCGCACTGACGAGAACTATCTGCCGGAGACGGTGCTGGAGCAGTCGGAGCCTGAGGGGGCGGAGCTTGACGTGAACACGGAGATTGACCTGGTGGTGAGCGCGACGCCGTGA
- a CDS encoding prolyl oligopeptidase family serine peptidase — protein sequence MLSKIFEQTFKRMYDGSILERVTVEKITYISDGLKVKGVIALPKSDGPFPVLLWSRGGHGDRGALDDLTSWLILGSTADWGIAVVGSQYRGNKGGEGEEDWGGRDVDDALNMLLVAEQLPQCDMSRTAIEGASRGGMTTYRALARDDRFRCAIVHAGVSDIEAIRQYSESFRTYTDRLLADLSEAEKAHAIRSISAIHFADKLPKTTPLLLMHGTEDKIVPMSQTESLIEQLDRYDVPYRYERIEGGGHVALKDGSYKRIDELRKEWLERHLL from the coding sequence GTGCTCTCGAAAATATTCGAACAGACCTTCAAACGCATGTACGATGGCTCGATCCTTGAGCGTGTGACGGTTGAGAAGATCACCTATATCTCCGACGGTCTCAAAGTCAAAGGCGTGATTGCGTTGCCCAAAAGCGATGGTCCGTTTCCGGTTTTGCTCTGGAGTCGGGGCGGGCATGGCGACCGCGGGGCGCTCGACGATCTGACGTCGTGGCTGATTCTCGGCAGTACCGCCGACTGGGGGATCGCCGTGGTGGGGTCGCAGTATCGCGGCAACAAAGGCGGCGAGGGCGAGGAGGACTGGGGCGGCAGGGATGTCGACGACGCGCTGAACATGCTTCTGGTCGCCGAGCAGTTGCCGCAGTGTGACATGAGCCGCACAGCAATCGAAGGGGCCAGTCGCGGCGGGATGACCACCTACCGGGCGCTGGCCCGCGACGATCGGTTTCGCTGTGCGATCGTGCACGCCGGGGTCTCGGATATCGAGGCGATCCGGCAGTATTCGGAATCATTTCGTACGTATACCGACCGTCTGCTGGCGGATTTGAGCGAGGCCGAGAAGGCGCACGCGATTCGCAGTATCTCCGCTATCCATTTCGCCGACAAACTGCCAAAAACTACGCCATTGTTGCTGATGCACGGTACGGAGGACAAGATAGTCCCGATGTCACAGACCGAGTCGCTGATCGAGCAGCTTGACAGATACGACGTGCCGTATCGGTATGAGCGGATTGAGGGGGGCGGGCATGTGGCGCTGAAGGACGGCTCGTACAAGCGAATCGACGAGTTGCGGAAGGAGTGGCTGGAGAGGCATTTGTTGTGA